The Metabacillus sediminilitoris genome window below encodes:
- a CDS encoding phBC6A51 family helix-turn-helix protein, whose translation MGEQFKQKQIPVPSGLSEEQVNLAKAFVKERHETGISVQEFCSKYGKSTKTFYEWKNDEKFESYLTALGGTIVSDDEREAYQIVKKKIMQMATKQNASVKEIELYLNTFSYVVEAEKQERMKELGIQPAHEKAGENKTVEERKNALIGRLTATN comes from the coding sequence ATGGGTGAACAGTTCAAACAAAAACAAATACCAGTTCCTTCAGGTTTATCTGAAGAACAAGTAAACCTTGCAAAAGCTTTTGTAAAAGAACGACACGAAACAGGAATTAGTGTTCAAGAATTTTGCAGTAAGTACGGTAAAAGTACCAAAACCTTTTACGAGTGGAAAAATGATGAAAAGTTTGAAAGCTATTTAACTGCACTTGGTGGAACTATTGTTTCAGATGATGAAAGGGAAGCATACCAAATTGTAAAAAAGAAAATTATGCAAATGGCAACTAAACAAAACGCTTCAGTGAAGGAAATAGAACTGTATCTGAACACATTTTCTTATGTTGTTGAAGCTGAAAAACAAGAAAGAATGAAAGAACTTGGTATTCAACCAGCACATGAAAAAGCTGGTGAAAATAAAACCGTTGAAGAACGTAAAAATGCTTTAATTGGTAGATTAACTGCAACAAATTAA
- a CDS encoding helix-turn-helix domain-containing protein: MNTELIRHLRSITNLSQADLAKRVGVHQTLISKIEAGVIELQPHTEQKILSVFGTEGISGQDIALLHSVFESRKMKTVKKDWSVVR; encoded by the coding sequence ATGAACACAGAATTAATTCGCCATTTAAGAAGTATTACAAACCTTTCACAAGCTGATCTTGCAAAACGTGTTGGAGTTCATCAAACGTTAATATCAAAAATTGAAGCTGGTGTAATTGAATTACAACCACATACAGAACAAAAAATTCTTTCTGTTTTTGGTACTGAAGGTATTAGTGGTCAAGATATTGCATTGCTTCATTCAGTTTTTGAAAGTCGCAAAATGAAAACTGTAAAGAAAGATTGGTCGGTGGTTCGATAA
- a CDS encoding recombinase family protein: protein MKYGYARVSTVSQDLESQLQALKAEGCEVIYSEKFTGTKKDRPQFQELLSVLKAGDTLTVTKLDRFARSASDAIETVRELFNKDVKVHILNMGIVENTPTGKLIFTILSGFAEFERDMIIERTQEGKAIAKQKADFKEGRPNKFSKKQIEHALQLLETHSYKQVEEITGISKSTLIRAKKKLV, encoded by the coding sequence ATGAAATACGGATATGCACGTGTAAGTACCGTATCACAAGATTTAGAATCACAATTACAAGCACTTAAAGCTGAAGGTTGTGAAGTGATCTATTCAGAAAAGTTTACTGGAACTAAAAAGGATAGACCACAATTTCAAGAACTTCTTTCAGTGTTAAAAGCTGGTGATACTTTAACAGTTACTAAACTTGATAGATTTGCAAGATCAGCTTCAGATGCAATAGAAACGGTTAGGGAACTGTTTAATAAAGATGTAAAGGTCCACATACTGAATATGGGTATCGTTGAAAATACACCTACTGGAAAGCTTATATTCACCATATTAAGTGGGTTTGCGGAATTTGAAAGGGATATGATTATTGAACGTACACAAGAAGGTAAAGCAATAGCAAAGCAGAAAGCAGACTTTAAAGAAGGTAGACCGAATAAATTTAGTAAGAAGCAAATAGAACACGCTTTACAGTTGTTAGAAACACATTCATATAAACAAGTGGAAGAAATAACTGGAATCAGTAAATCAACTTTAATACGTGCAAAGAAGAAGCTAGTTTGA